The following are from one region of the Sphingomonas sp. J315 genome:
- a CDS encoding VirB3 family type IV secretion system protein — protein sequence MSPVDTGHVAGFEAPIHASLGQAILLGGAPRGIAIVNGTVAAAIGLGLQQWLVGIALWAVGHSIAVFAARRDPDFAAVLLRHLRQKGYLAC from the coding sequence ATGAGCCCCGTGGACACCGGTCATGTTGCGGGCTTCGAGGCGCCGATCCACGCGAGCCTCGGGCAAGCAATCCTGCTTGGCGGCGCGCCGCGCGGAATCGCCATCGTCAACGGTACGGTCGCAGCGGCCATCGGGCTAGGCCTCCAGCAATGGCTGGTCGGGATCGCGCTATGGGCAGTCGGACACAGCATCGCGGTTTTCGCCGCGCGCCGCGATCCTGATTTCGCAGCCGTTTTGCTCCGCCACCTGCGTCAGAAGGGATATCTGGCGTGCTGA
- a CDS encoding CopG family transcriptional regulator, giving the protein MKIRQNLYIDRELSDALEVLAAGPRGNKSHLVNDALKDWLARRGTKEVDDLLKVRLDRLSRELAGARRDIDVLLESLSLFVRYQLMVTAPLPEADAAARATGRDRFDAFVSQVGRQIAGGTRTLVPAESDGASS; this is encoded by the coding sequence ATGAAGATCCGTCAGAACCTTTATATCGACCGCGAACTCAGCGACGCGCTGGAAGTGCTCGCCGCCGGACCGCGCGGCAACAAGAGCCATCTCGTCAACGATGCACTGAAGGACTGGCTCGCGCGCCGGGGGACCAAGGAGGTCGATGACCTCCTCAAGGTTCGCCTCGACCGGCTGTCGCGCGAACTGGCCGGCGCGCGGCGCGACATCGACGTGCTGCTGGAAAGCCTGTCGCTGTTCGTCCGCTACCAGTTGATGGTGACGGCACCTTTGCCTGAAGCCGACGCCGCGGCCCGCGCCACCGGCCGCGACCGCTTCGATGCGTTCGTCTCACAGGTTGGCCGCCAGATTGCGGGCGGCACCCGCACGCTCGTGCCTGCCGAATCCGACGGAGCATCATCGTGA
- the trbB gene encoding P-type conjugative transfer ATPase TrbB, whose translation MSAQPESVSAERRRAMLRTAMGSAIAAALADPRVIEIMVNPDGALGIDILGEGRVDTGVKLDPAQVERIIRLVASHVRSEVHGERPIVSAELPPLGSGAGERFEGILPPVSTAPCFSIRKPAARIYTLMDYVTDGIMSAEAARLLSLSVVDRRNILVAGGTSSGKTTLANALLAEMAHLDERVILIEDTRELQSPARDTVALRTRAGTVTMGDLVRSTLRLRPDRIIVGEVRGSEALDMLKAWNTGHPGGIATVHANSAASALYRIEQLIQEAVVTVPRRLVADAIDMIVFIAGRGTARRIETIARVAGLDPQGDYAVVDLTPVLTPDLQGD comes from the coding sequence ATGTCCGCCCAGCCTGAAAGCGTCTCCGCAGAACGCCGCCGCGCGATGCTGCGCACCGCAATGGGATCGGCGATTGCCGCCGCGCTCGCCGACCCGCGCGTCATCGAGATCATGGTCAATCCCGACGGTGCGCTGGGCATCGACATTCTGGGCGAAGGCCGCGTCGATACCGGCGTGAAGCTCGATCCCGCCCAGGTCGAGCGGATCATCCGGCTGGTGGCATCGCATGTCCGGTCCGAAGTCCATGGCGAGAGGCCCATCGTGTCGGCTGAGCTGCCGCCGCTTGGCTCCGGGGCCGGGGAGCGGTTCGAAGGAATTCTGCCGCCAGTTTCGACTGCCCCCTGCTTTTCGATCCGGAAACCTGCGGCCCGCATCTACACGCTGATGGACTATGTGACCGACGGCATCATGTCGGCGGAGGCCGCGCGCCTCTTGTCGCTTTCCGTCGTCGATCGCCGCAACATCCTCGTCGCCGGTGGAACCAGTTCGGGCAAGACCACGCTCGCCAACGCGCTGCTCGCCGAGATGGCGCATTTGGACGAACGGGTGATCCTGATTGAGGACACCCGCGAGCTGCAATCGCCCGCGCGGGACACGGTCGCGCTCAGAACCCGGGCTGGCACCGTGACTATGGGCGATCTCGTGCGCTCGACGCTGCGCCTTCGACCTGACCGCATCATCGTCGGCGAGGTACGTGGGTCCGAAGCGCTGGACATGCTCAAGGCTTGGAACACCGGTCACCCCGGCGGGATCGCGACCGTCCACGCCAACAGCGCCGCATCCGCGCTCTACCGGATCGAACAGCTCATTCAGGAAGCTGTCGTCACCGTCCCGCGCCGCCTCGTCGCCGACGCGATCGACATGATCGTCTTCATTGCCGGACGCGGCACCGCGCGGCGCATCGAAACGATCGCGCGCGTCGCAGGGCTCGACCCCCAGGGCGATTACGCCGTCGTCGATCTCACACCCGTCCTGACCCCTGACCTTCAAGGAGACTGA
- a CDS encoding conjugal transfer protein TraG, producing MTPTKLLIGQILVVFAIVIAGVWAATQWAAAMLAYQSELGRPWFQLGSVPIYRPWALFGWWYHYDAYAPIVFDKAGMLAGTSGFIGCAAAIFGSIWRARQSSNVTTYGSARWASRREIERAGLHCDAGVMLGTLGGRYLRHDGPEHIMAFAPTRSGKGVGLVVPTLLSWTGSTVVHDIKGENWTLTAGWRARFSHCLLFNPTDVASAHYNPLLEVRRGIDEVRDVQNIADILVDPEGALERRNHWEKTSHSLLVGAILHILYAEQEKTLARVATFLSDPQRSFVATLRRMMTTNHLGDDQSPRVHPVIASAARELLNKSENERSGVLSTAMSFLGLYRDPTVAEVTSRCDWRIADLIEAERPLSLYLVIPPSDISRTKPLIRLVLNQIGRRLTERLDQPGTSARRHQLLMMLDEFPALGRLDFFETSLAFMAGYGIRAFLIAQSLNQIEKAYGDHNAILDNCHVRVAFATNDERTAKRISDALGTATEQRAMRNYAGHRLAPWLAHVMVSRQETARQLLTPGEVMQLSPDEELVLVSGLAPIRARKLRYFRDRNFVARVTPAPVLASGEYSDRPKPRGNDWSDQVRGIDARLHQAEDAAGGEDESGMQQQRHPGLPEQVSKATDAAETRDPQIVPDDDDVAADKRAMDQAQGQNAVVRSHAINEGAKRDLIPDF from the coding sequence GTGACACCGACCAAATTGCTCATCGGCCAGATCCTTGTCGTCTTCGCGATCGTCATCGCGGGCGTGTGGGCCGCGACGCAGTGGGCGGCGGCGATGCTCGCTTATCAGTCCGAACTGGGGCGGCCGTGGTTCCAACTCGGGTCCGTGCCAATTTACCGTCCCTGGGCGTTATTCGGCTGGTGGTATCATTATGATGCCTATGCCCCGATCGTCTTCGACAAGGCGGGCATGCTTGCCGGCACCAGCGGCTTTATCGGCTGCGCGGCGGCGATTTTTGGATCGATATGGCGCGCGCGCCAATCGAGCAATGTCACCACCTATGGCTCGGCGCGCTGGGCCAGCCGCCGCGAGATCGAACGCGCTGGGCTGCATTGCGACGCGGGAGTCATGCTCGGCACGCTCGGTGGCCGCTATCTGCGCCATGACGGCCCGGAGCATATCATGGCGTTTGCGCCCACGCGATCGGGTAAGGGTGTTGGCCTCGTCGTCCCCACCTTGCTGTCCTGGACCGGTTCGACCGTCGTCCACGACATCAAGGGTGAGAATTGGACGCTGACCGCTGGCTGGCGCGCACGCTTCTCGCACTGCCTGCTGTTCAACCCCACCGATGTCGCGTCGGCGCATTACAATCCGCTGCTCGAAGTTCGGCGCGGTATCGACGAAGTGCGCGACGTCCAGAACATCGCAGATATCCTGGTTGATCCCGAGGGTGCGCTGGAACGCCGCAACCATTGGGAAAAGACGAGCCATTCGCTGCTGGTCGGTGCGATCCTCCATATCCTCTATGCCGAGCAGGAGAAGACGCTCGCGCGTGTCGCGACCTTCCTGTCCGACCCGCAGCGCAGCTTCGTGGCCACGCTGCGTCGGATGATGACCACCAATCATCTTGGCGACGATCAAAGCCCCAGGGTCCATCCTGTAATTGCGTCCGCCGCACGCGAACTGCTCAACAAAAGCGAGAACGAGCGTTCTGGCGTGCTCTCGACCGCCATGTCCTTCCTTGGCCTTTATCGTGATCCGACCGTCGCGGAGGTCACGTCCCGCTGCGACTGGCGGATCGCCGACCTAATCGAGGCCGAACGCCCCTTGTCGCTCTATCTCGTCATTCCGCCGTCGGACATCAGCCGCACCAAGCCGCTGATCCGTCTTGTGCTCAACCAGATCGGCCGTCGGCTCACCGAGCGGCTCGACCAGCCCGGCACATCCGCGCGTCGGCACCAGCTCCTGATGATGCTCGACGAGTTCCCGGCATTGGGCCGTCTCGATTTCTTCGAGACCAGTCTCGCATTCATGGCCGGCTATGGCATTCGCGCTTTCCTGATCGCGCAGAGCCTCAACCAGATCGAGAAGGCATATGGCGATCACAACGCCATCCTCGACAATTGCCATGTCCGGGTTGCATTCGCGACTAACGACGAACGCACCGCCAAACGCATTTCCGACGCGCTCGGCACCGCGACCGAGCAGCGCGCCATGCGCAACTATGCAGGCCATCGCCTCGCGCCGTGGCTCGCGCACGTCATGGTCAGCCGCCAGGAAACCGCCCGGCAGCTGCTGACCCCCGGCGAGGTCATGCAGCTATCGCCCGACGAGGAACTCGTGCTCGTGTCCGGGCTCGCGCCGATCCGGGCGCGTAAACTGCGCTACTTCCGCGACCGCAACTTTGTCGCGCGCGTGACACCCGCGCCGGTGCTGGCATCGGGTGAATATTCCGATCGCCCTAAGCCGCGCGGCAATGACTGGTCCGATCAGGTGCGCGGCATCGATGCCCGGCTGCACCAGGCAGAGGATGCTGCGGGCGGCGAGGACGAAAGCGGCATGCAGCAGCAGCGTCATCCCGGCCTTCCCGAACAGGTCTCTAAGGCAACCGACGCCGCCGAAACACGCGATCCCCAGATCGTGCCCGACGACGACGATGTCGCCGCCGACAAGCGCGCCATGGACCAGGCGCAAGGGCAGAACGCCGTCGTCCGGAGCCATGCGATCAACGAGGGCGCGAAGCGCGACCTCATACCGGATTTCTGA
- a CDS encoding TrbC/VirB2 family protein, with translation MLHIPNRERFFLTGLALGLSFTLASAAQAGGSGMPWEQPLQQVLESVQGPVAKIVAVIIIITTGLTLAFGESSGGFRRLIQIVFGLSIAFAASSFFLSFFSFGGGALVA, from the coding sequence ATGCTTCATATCCCCAACCGCGAGCGCTTTTTCCTGACCGGCCTGGCGCTCGGCCTTTCGTTCACCTTGGCGAGCGCAGCACAGGCCGGCGGGTCCGGCATGCCTTGGGAGCAGCCGCTCCAACAGGTTCTCGAGTCTGTCCAGGGACCGGTCGCCAAGATCGTCGCGGTGATCATCATCATCACCACCGGCCTGACGCTCGCCTTCGGCGAGTCCTCGGGCGGCTTTCGCCGGCTGATCCAGATCGTGTTCGGCCTTTCGATCGCGTTCGCCGCTTCGTCCTTCTTTCTGTCCTTCTTCAGCTTTGGCGGCGGGGCGCTCGTCGCATGA
- a CDS encoding HEPN domain-containing protein translates to MDHLPLVQQGELDRVKQLLMGEFAQATARATQPWKRNGSILKVVLFGSYAREDWVDEPQNGYQSDYDLLIIVSHPDLTDIADYWYVAEDKILRDAEIARPVNIIVHTLDEVNQALSRGEYFWVDIVRDGIVLYERPGSAFATPQPLTMADAYEMASKYLSEWLPSTDRALTTAHEQALKGADDLGWRKEAVFSLHQATERAYICFLLVRTLYFPRSHNIKFLRSLAEDSETRLIDAWPRATRIDRRRFELLKRAYVEARYSASFEITNDDLNVLSQSVRTLRDIVEMVSRERIETLRIDAGL, encoded by the coding sequence GTGGATCATCTGCCCTTGGTCCAGCAAGGCGAGCTGGACCGAGTGAAGCAATTGCTGATGGGCGAGTTCGCCCAAGCGACGGCGCGCGCAACTCAGCCCTGGAAGAGAAACGGGAGCATCCTCAAGGTCGTGTTGTTCGGCAGTTATGCCCGAGAGGATTGGGTCGATGAACCCCAGAATGGCTACCAGTCCGACTATGACCTGCTGATCATCGTCAGTCATCCTGATCTCACTGACATTGCCGACTACTGGTATGTCGCCGAGGATAAGATACTGCGCGACGCCGAAATCGCCCGGCCAGTGAACATCATCGTCCACACGCTGGATGAGGTGAACCAAGCGCTGAGCCGGGGCGAGTATTTTTGGGTCGATATCGTCCGCGACGGCATCGTCCTATACGAACGGCCTGGCAGTGCGTTTGCCACACCGCAACCGCTAACGATGGCTGATGCGTATGAGATGGCGAGCAAGTACCTTTCCGAATGGCTGCCCAGCACAGATAGAGCGTTGACGACGGCACACGAGCAGGCGCTTAAGGGCGCTGACGATCTCGGATGGCGCAAGGAGGCCGTGTTCTCGCTGCATCAGGCGACGGAGCGCGCCTATATCTGCTTCCTGCTTGTCCGAACCCTGTACTTCCCCCGCTCGCACAACATCAAATTCCTGCGGTCGCTGGCCGAGGACAGCGAGACACGGCTGATCGACGCATGGCCGCGCGCCACCCGGATTGACCGCCGGCGCTTCGAATTGCTCAAGCGCGCCTATGTCGAGGCTCGCTACTCGGCGAGCTTCGAGATCACCAATGACGACCTCAATGTCTTGTCCCAATCGGTCCGCACCCTTCGCGATATCGTCGAAATGGTCTCGCGCGAACGTATCGAAACGCTCCGGATAGACGCCGGTCTCTAA
- the trbE gene encoding conjugal transfer protein TrbE — protein sequence MLNLAEYRSRADRLADHLPWAALVAPGIVLNKDGSFQRSFAFRGPDLESATEAELVSACARANNVLKRHGSGWALFFEAERREALGYPENVFPDPASWLIDQERRASFEAQGQHFESRFHGTLVWLPDADSSDAAGRTLVERPDDAKGRDWHASLSGFIAESDRVLDLLSSFMPEVRPLNDGETLTYLHGTVSSRRHPVVVPETPIYLDALLADTPLTGGLEPRLGDLHLRTLTIPGFPNLSRPGILDALNHQDFGYRWVTRFIALDKTDATKALTKIRRQWFNKRKSIAALLREVMYNQPAQLLDSDADNKVVDADLALQTLGGDHVAFGYLTTTITVSDSDRARAEDKVRAVERIVNGLGFTCLREGINAVEAWLSSLPGQAYANVRQPLIHTLNLAHLMPLSSVWAGPAGNRHLDGPPLLYAQTSGSTPFRLSTHIGDVGHMLVVGPTGAGKSVLLALIALQFRRYAGSQLYIFDKGYSARAAVLAMGGAHHALGLGADSGDTLAFQPLRRVDDPSERSWAAEWIAALLAHEKVIVTPEVKDAVWSALCSLASAPPQERTLTGLAMLLQSNALRIALTAYTLDGPYGRLLDAAEQHLAFADIQCFETEALMGQAGVVAPVLTYLFHRLEERFDGRPTLLVLDEAWIFLDHPIFAARIREWLKTLRKKNVAVLFATQSLADIADSSIAPAIIESCPQRILLPNDRAIEPQSRAAYERFGLNDRQIELVSRATPKRQYYLQSARGNRLFELGLGPIALALCGASDPATQARIDALLAEHGPENFAARFLEQAGLDWAADLLADFPNFAPTEEGEV from the coding sequence GTGCTGAACCTCGCCGAGTATCGCAGCCGTGCCGACCGGCTCGCCGATCATCTGCCCTGGGCGGCGCTGGTCGCACCCGGAATCGTCCTCAACAAGGATGGCAGCTTCCAGCGCAGTTTCGCGTTTCGCGGTCCCGACCTCGAAAGCGCGACCGAGGCGGAGCTCGTCTCCGCCTGCGCGCGCGCCAACAACGTCCTCAAGCGGCATGGGTCGGGTTGGGCGCTATTCTTCGAGGCCGAACGGCGCGAAGCACTGGGCTATCCTGAAAATGTCTTTCCCGATCCTGCGTCGTGGCTGATCGATCAGGAGCGGCGTGCCAGTTTCGAGGCCCAAGGCCAGCATTTCGAGAGCCGCTTTCACGGCACGCTGGTCTGGCTGCCGGATGCCGACAGTAGCGATGCGGCAGGACGGACACTCGTCGAGCGACCCGACGACGCCAAAGGGCGCGACTGGCACGCCAGCCTCTCCGGCTTCATCGCCGAAAGCGATCGCGTGCTCGACCTTCTGTCCAGCTTCATGCCGGAGGTGCGCCCATTAAACGACGGGGAGACGCTGACGTATCTCCACGGCACCGTTTCCAGCCGTCGTCACCCCGTCGTCGTGCCGGAAACGCCGATCTATCTCGATGCGCTGCTCGCTGACACACCGCTGACCGGCGGGCTTGAGCCCAGGCTCGGCGATCTGCATCTGCGCACCCTCACCATCCCCGGTTTTCCGAACCTCAGTCGACCCGGCATTCTCGATGCGCTCAACCATCAGGATTTCGGATACCGCTGGGTCACGCGCTTCATTGCCCTCGACAAGACCGATGCGACCAAGGCGCTGACGAAGATCCGGCGGCAATGGTTCAACAAGCGCAAGTCGATCGCCGCGCTGCTGCGCGAGGTGATGTACAACCAGCCAGCCCAGCTTCTCGACAGCGACGCTGATAACAAGGTGGTCGATGCCGACCTTGCGCTCCAGACGCTCGGCGGCGATCACGTTGCCTTTGGGTATCTGACTACGACGATCACGGTGTCGGACTCCGATCGCGCTCGCGCAGAGGACAAGGTTCGCGCGGTCGAGCGGATCGTCAACGGCCTCGGCTTCACATGCTTGCGCGAAGGCATCAACGCGGTCGAAGCGTGGCTGTCGTCGCTGCCCGGTCAGGCTTACGCGAACGTGCGCCAGCCGCTGATCCATACCCTCAATCTCGCCCATCTCATGCCACTGTCGTCGGTGTGGGCAGGACCTGCTGGCAACCGCCATCTCGACGGCCCGCCACTGCTCTATGCGCAGACCAGTGGATCAACCCCTTTTCGCTTGTCGACCCATATCGGCGATGTCGGGCACATGCTCGTCGTCGGTCCCACCGGTGCTGGCAAGTCGGTGCTGCTGGCCCTGATCGCATTGCAGTTCCGGCGCTATGCCGGCTCGCAACTCTATATCTTCGACAAGGGCTATTCGGCACGCGCGGCGGTGCTGGCGATGGGCGGCGCGCATCATGCGTTGGGTCTCGGCGCGGATAGCGGCGACACTTTGGCGTTCCAGCCGCTTCGCCGCGTTGATGATCCCAGCGAACGGAGCTGGGCGGCAGAATGGATCGCGGCGCTGCTGGCCCACGAAAAGGTCATCGTCACCCCCGAGGTCAAGGACGCTGTGTGGTCCGCACTTTGCAGCCTCGCATCGGCACCACCTCAGGAGCGGACGCTGACCGGACTGGCCATGCTACTCCAGTCCAATGCGTTACGCATCGCGCTGACCGCCTATACGCTCGACGGCCCCTATGGGCGTCTCCTGGACGCGGCTGAACAGCATCTCGCCTTCGCGGACATCCAGTGCTTCGAAACCGAGGCGCTGATGGGACAGGCCGGGGTGGTCGCCCCGGTTCTGACCTATCTCTTCCACCGCCTCGAAGAGCGCTTCGACGGTCGGCCAACGCTACTCGTTCTCGACGAGGCCTGGATTTTTCTCGATCATCCAATCTTTGCCGCGCGCATTCGCGAATGGCTGAAGACCCTGCGCAAGAAGAATGTCGCGGTGCTGTTCGCAACGCAGAGCCTCGCCGATATCGCCGACAGCAGCATCGCGCCGGCGATCATAGAGAGCTGCCCGCAGCGCATTTTGCTGCCCAACGACCGCGCGATCGAGCCGCAATCGCGGGCCGCCTATGAGCGTTTCGGACTCAATGACCGGCAAATCGAGCTGGTAAGCCGCGCAACGCCGAAGCGGCAATATTACCTTCAATCGGCGCGCGGCAATCGGCTGTTCGAGCTCGGCCTCGGGCCAATCGCGCTCGCGCTGTGCGGTGCGTCCGATCCGGCAACCCAGGCGCGCATCGACGCGCTGCTGGCGGAGCATGGCCCCGAGAATTTCGCGGCCCGCTTCCTTGAGCAAGCTGGTCTCGACTGGGCCGCCGACCTCCTCGCCGATTTCCCGAATTTCGCGCCCACCGAAGAAGGAGAAGTGTAA